A DNA window from Luteolibacter luteus contains the following coding sequences:
- a CDS encoding alpha/beta hydrolase family protein yields the protein MSVLGFLVQASAQDKSPDYTTPEDAPYTAEEVKVETPAGHSLAGTLTLPKTATREKPVAAVITITGSGPQDRDEAIGLEGFRPFRQVADALGRRGIAVLRMDDRGTGSSGGSFKGSTSADFAEDIRAGLSYLRSRPEVRADRLGVIGHSEGAVIAPMVAEKEPALRAIVLLAGVAEPPRSALHFQIKNGYEHDTKLSSAERDALIADIPAKIDAMMAEDPWMKFFLSHDPAATMRRVKTPVLILTGSRDQQAQPEQVPLQEVAFKAGGNPDVTARILPDLNHLFVHDDDGFPQNYVKLPAPVTMSQEALDTIADWLEPRLK from the coding sequence GTGTCCGTGCTGGGCTTTCTTGTTCAGGCCTCCGCACAGGACAAGTCACCGGATTACACGACTCCCGAAGACGCGCCTTACACGGCGGAGGAGGTGAAAGTGGAAACCCCCGCGGGACACAGCCTTGCGGGCACGCTCACACTGCCCAAGACAGCCACCCGCGAGAAGCCGGTGGCTGCCGTTATCACGATCACCGGCTCCGGCCCGCAGGATCGCGATGAAGCGATCGGCTTGGAAGGCTTCCGGCCTTTCCGGCAAGTGGCAGATGCCTTGGGCCGCCGCGGGATCGCTGTGCTGCGCATGGATGATCGGGGCACCGGGTCCTCCGGCGGAAGCTTCAAGGGTTCCACCAGTGCCGACTTCGCGGAGGACATTCGGGCTGGTCTGTCCTACCTGCGCTCAAGGCCCGAGGTCCGTGCCGATCGTCTGGGCGTGATCGGTCATAGCGAGGGCGCGGTGATCGCGCCGATGGTTGCAGAAAAGGAACCTGCTCTCCGTGCCATCGTGCTCTTGGCAGGCGTGGCCGAGCCGCCGCGCAGTGCCCTCCATTTCCAGATTAAAAACGGCTACGAGCATGACACCAAGCTCTCTTCCGCCGAGCGTGATGCGCTCATTGCGGACATCCCTGCAAAGATCGACGCCATGATGGCTGAGGATCCGTGGATGAAGTTCTTCCTCAGTCATGACCCCGCGGCCACGATGCGACGGGTGAAGACACCCGTACTGATTCTCACCGGTTCGCGAGACCAACAGGCCCAACCCGAACAGGTGCCACTTCAGGAAGTCGCGTTCAAAGCAGGCGGAAATCCCGACGTCACCGCACGGATTCTTCCGGACCTCAATCATCTCTTCGTCCATGATGACGACGGCTTCCCGCAGAACTACGTGAAGTTGCCGGCTCCGGTCACGATGAGTCAGGAAGCCTTGGACACGATTGCGGATTGGCTTGAGCCCCGGCT
- a CDS encoding class I SAM-dependent RNA methyltransferase, whose amino-acid sequence MQRPPKKFHPHPFAYHQEIELRIDALSNLGIGIGRIDGWVVFVPFCLPGELVKARVFRNDKNCSQADLIEVLEAAPERTQPGCPLFGTCGGCQYQHLTYEAQLAWKTRQVGELLQHMAGIEFPVEPCIASPQVWNYRSKITPHFDRPRDGVIEGIGFLPIGRRSGIIDVPQCPIAMAEINAALPRERESIRQRAKMFKKGATLLLRATEGKVETNPNAVVTEHVGELSFDFLAGDFFQNNPFILPAFTGHAAAEACAGGAKYLVDAYCGSGLFALTLAKHFEKVAGVEVNESAADWARRNAETNGITNATFMAASAEAIFADIQFPATETAVLIDPPRKGCSPEFLEQLIAFAPARVVYVSCDPATQVRDLSILQQGGFKLEKVQPFDLFPHTRHLECVMTLTRA is encoded by the coding sequence ATGCAGCGTCCGCCGAAGAAATTCCACCCGCATCCCTTTGCCTATCATCAGGAAATCGAACTCCGCATCGATGCCCTGAGCAATCTCGGCATCGGCATCGGCCGCATCGATGGCTGGGTGGTTTTTGTTCCCTTCTGCCTGCCGGGCGAACTGGTGAAGGCCCGCGTCTTCCGGAATGACAAGAACTGCTCGCAGGCGGACCTGATCGAGGTGTTGGAAGCCGCACCCGAGCGCACCCAGCCGGGCTGCCCGCTCTTCGGCACCTGTGGCGGCTGCCAGTATCAGCACCTCACCTACGAAGCGCAGCTTGCTTGGAAAACGCGGCAGGTCGGCGAACTTCTTCAGCACATGGCAGGCATCGAGTTCCCCGTGGAGCCCTGCATCGCCTCGCCGCAAGTCTGGAACTACCGCTCGAAAATCACGCCGCATTTCGATCGCCCGCGCGATGGCGTGATCGAAGGCATCGGCTTCCTCCCGATCGGGCGCCGCAGCGGGATCATCGACGTGCCCCAATGCCCGATCGCCATGGCGGAGATCAATGCTGCGCTACCCCGCGAACGGGAATCCATCCGCCAGCGTGCGAAGATGTTCAAGAAGGGTGCCACTCTCCTGCTCCGGGCGACCGAAGGCAAGGTGGAGACGAACCCGAACGCCGTGGTGACCGAGCATGTCGGCGAACTGTCCTTTGATTTCCTAGCCGGCGATTTCTTCCAGAACAATCCCTTCATCCTTCCGGCCTTCACCGGTCACGCCGCGGCGGAAGCCTGCGCGGGCGGAGCCAAATATCTCGTCGATGCCTACTGCGGGTCCGGTCTCTTCGCGCTTACCTTGGCGAAACACTTCGAGAAAGTGGCTGGCGTGGAGGTGAATGAATCCGCCGCCGATTGGGCCCGCCGGAATGCGGAAACGAATGGCATCACGAATGCCACCTTCATGGCCGCCTCCGCCGAAGCGATCTTCGCGGACATCCAATTTCCGGCCACAGAAACGGCCGTGCTCATCGACCCCCCGCGAAAGGGTTGCTCGCCGGAGTTCCTGGAGCAGCTCATCGCCTTCGCGCCGGCGCGTGTGGTGTATGTATCTTGCGATCCCGCGACCCAGGTGCGTGATCTTTCGATTCTCCAGCAGGGCGGTTTCAAGTTGGAGAAAGTGCAGCCTTTCGATCTCTTCCCGCATACTCGCCATCTCGAGTGCGTGATGACGCTCACGCGAGCGTAA